CCAGTATATATAGAGTACTCATCCTTTATAGCATTTTAAAATGTTTGCTAGTATTCGTAGGTAGCAAAtgataatatttctatttaattCAAACCACCACCACTTCATTCGGATCCGTGAAAAGGAGGATCCTAAAGGATTGGGGGAGGTCTTCTGTTTCCTTTTCCAATCTTATCACATAGGATAATCGATGTCCAAGATATTATGCATGGCACAGACAACATTATTAGGAACATATAGACATGGgataattaaaacaaatctaAGGACTTGGACTTTTGCAGCTTGACACTTCAATGTTGTACTACTAACATGGGATCTTTTTTTTCACTatctttgaaattttgtttCAGGTTCACACAAGTTAGACAGGCTACGAATGAAACAGAAGCAAACAAATCGGAAGATCTGGAGTACTATTCTATCACATGTGTTGTGGAACTGCAGACGGCGTCTTATCCTTACTGCTAAACTAAAAAATCTGTATTCTATTGCATCTTGGTTTGATCTTAAAAATGTTAACACTTCAGACATTCTAATAAACTTTACTAGTTTCCTACAATTCAAATtagatgttatttttttttaaaaaaaaaaatctgagtAGTAGCACCTCCTTTGTGCAACTTTTTGTAAAAACCAATTTCCAATTccttcaaataaagaaaaaggataATGACCCCACAAATCAAGATCTTGAAGACTTTGAAACAATGCAACATGGGAGAcacataaatttaatattaaagaatCATATGAAGGTATGTCTCAGCCCATACCCAATGACACTGATTAGGATAAGATTCTAAAAGATACAGGCCTTTAGGTATGATGTAACACAGAAACATGTTTCATCATACGAAGCATGAACAACtttatccaaaaaaagaaaaagaaagatatgaAGCATGAATAAAGCCACATGCGATAGTTACCATCTGTTGTTTCTTGCATTACTTCTTTTCTTGACTGCTTTGAActgtttttcttcttgaacCGAGGGTATATAGAAAACAACCCCTCTACCTTTGAGGTAGGGGTTAGGTCtgtgtacactctaccctccctaGACCCCACTTTGTGGGATTATACAgggtatgttattgttgttggtcCTCAATGTATGCAAAAAGCGATCATTTTTGTCCCAAACACTGCAACTAACGGTTATGTTCATAATATTTACTAAAATTAATGGTCCTTAATGTATGCAAAAGTATATAGCAAGCATTTTGAGGTTTGTTAACTGATTTTGTCTGTACATTTAAAGATACCAGTGGATATCCAATTATGTTGACTGTTCGGATGTGCCCTATTAGCTGTTTTTGCATTTTACTATGCATAATAGAATTCGAAAATGCTAGATCATTATACCAAATGGACCTCAAAAAAAAGGTGCTGAACTACCAATTATACCTGCAGATCAAGTTCAGATGAGACATCTTTCTGCTGCTCATCTGTTTCATGCTCCGGGATTGAGTGTAACATACCCTTCCTGTTGTGCTTCTTCCGATGATTGAGCTGCAAACTCTTGGTCAAGATGATAGGTGTCCCGGAGAAGCAACCAGTAATAAAGACTTCAATTGTTGGTGATAATGATTCAGAATCCATAATTTGTTTACCCTTCAGGAAACCAGTGCCAGCATTCATCACCGATTCACAATTCATGTTCCATCTCTTGCCACTGTTTTTAGACTCCCCAACAAAACCATTACTATTCGACATCTCTAAAAACCCGGAGAGCACAAGATCATCTTTATTGAAAACCTCAAATTTCACACTTCCTGTCAACCTTATACTATCCGTGCTCACAAATGTAGCTTCTTCGGATTTCTTATCAACCCTATCCCTTCGAAGGAGACAAGATGCTCCTTCTGAATACATGGAACATCTTGATCCATTAACTTCAAGCAATGTATCGGGACTTAGAGGAATGTGGTTGAGAGTAAGATATTCCGGGGTGGAATCATCTACCATAAAATTGCTGACTCTAATATAGAAAACTCTTATATCTAACCAAGATAACAATAATTTACCACAAGATGATTGGTAAGAGGGGTGCCTAATAATTTGGAGACCAGGATCAGCTGGTTTTCCATTGCTGAGTGATTCATGACCATTCTCCATGTTTAATCCTCAACAGAATCCTTCACCAGACACCGATATAAGGACATAATCGAACCATGAATCGGGACCTACGTAGGCCAAAGAACCCTGTTCCATTATCAAACATCTCTGATCAGAGAATCATACAGGCAAAACATGGAGAGAACAACAATGGAAATGCAAAAAGAGAGATTTTATTCCACATAAACACACACAATATAAAGGTTCCAGAAAACAAACAGACCAAGATTTTAGGAACAGAATTTGGgcatacaattaaattaaattatcaaaaacaaGGGATCCAAATTTAGTTACATACTTTCTTATAGgatcaattatatttttaaccaAGCAAAATTATGACTAGGCTGCTAAGAAAAACCAAACTTTAGTTGAGATCAAAACCAAACTAGGCTGCTAGAaagaccaaaaataaaataaaataaaatagaagaggTCATTGAAAAAACACTTCATATGAGACTTAGTCACACAAGTTAGCTAAACTAAAAAGTGGCATCAAAATTGGATAAAAATTAGAATCTTGCAAACAAAGCTATGAATTAGCAGCAGAAAATCAAAGATTCTTGAAATTAAACACAACCCCACCAGTTA
This portion of the Solanum pennellii chromosome 12, SPENNV200 genome encodes:
- the LOC107007501 gene encoding uncharacterized protein At1g01500-like gives rise to the protein MENGHESLSNGKPADPGLQIIRHPSYQSSCGKLLLSWLDIRVFYIRVSNFMVDDSTPEYLTLNHIPLSPDTLLEVNGSRCSMYSEGASCLLRRDRVDKKSEEATFVSTDSIRLTGSVKFEVFNKDDLVLSGFLEMSNSNGFVGESKNSGKRWNMNCESVMNAGTGFLKGKQIMDSESLSPTIEVFITGCFSGTPIILTKSLQLNHRKKHNRKGMLHSIPEHETDEQQKDVSSELDLQVTEYRKYELESEEDYNNMYWRQTEYMDGEDGELSWFNAGVRVGVGIGLGICVGVGIGVGLLVRTYQTTTRNFRRLV